The Devosia sp. 1566 sequence TTTTCGCGCCAGCAGGGCACTGCGCTTGCCGGTGGCAATGGCAAGAAGAACATCCGGGCCGGCATCGAGGGATCGCTCAAGCGCCTGCAAACAGATGTTATCGACATGTACTGGATGCATGTCTGGGACCGCACCACGCCGGCAGAAGAGGTTCTGGGCACCTTGAGCGACGCCGTTCGCGCGGGCAAAATCCTGCACTATGGCTTCTCCAATACGCCAGGCTGGTATGTCGCCAAAATCGCCACCCTGGCTGCCGCGCATGGGCTGCCCAAGCCGATTGGGCTGCAATATTCCTATTCGCTGATCGATCGTGGCGTCGAACTTGAACTTGCCCCAGCCGGAGCGGAATTCGGGTTGGGCCTCGTACCCTGGAGCCCTCTCGGCGGCGGGTTGCTAACCGGCAAATATGGTCGCGACATGCTTTCGCGTGCCGAGCAGGCGCCCGCTATGCCCGACAGCGCCGGCGATGGCGGCGAGCAGGGGAGCGATGGTCGGCTTAACGGTGACAATCCTTTCGGCGGCATGCTGTTCACGGAGCGGAACTTCGGGGTGGTGGACGCTGTGCGCGAAATTGCTCAGGAAGCGGGCAAGTCCATGGCCCAGGTCAGCCTGGCCTGGGTGGCGGCACGGCCGGGCGTTTCCTCCGTGCTGATCGGCGCCAGCCGCCCCGATCAGTTGGTGCAGAACATCGCCTCGCTTGAGGTGAGGCTGTCCGCTGATCAGTTGCAGCGCCTTGAAGCGGCTACCGCCCTGCCGCTCCCAAGCCCGTACTTCATCTTCCAGTTGCCGCGCGGCGCGTTCTTTGGCGGCAATGAGGTTGCGCCCTGGAACGCTTCGGCACACTGAACAGCACGAGGGGAGCCATGGCTCCCCTCGGCGTATCTCGGTTCGATTTACCAGGGATAGGCCTCGTTGACCGATCCGGTGAAGGTGCCGGTTGGGCCGTCGCTGCCGAGGAGAGCGACGCGTACGGCTTCGGCCGCACCCTGCTCGACGGTTTCGTTGCCTTCGTAGTTGTTAAGCGCAGTGCTGGTATAGCCGGGGGTCACCGCATTGACCTTGATCCCTTCCGCTTCAAGATCGATGGCAAAGGCTAGCGTAATGGCATTGAGCGCGGTCTTGGACGCGCCATAGCCGGGGTTGAACGTTGCCCTATAGGGACCGGGTTTGGAGTTGATGGTGAGCGAGCCAAGGCTGCTCGACACATTGACGATGCTGGCATCTTTCGATTTGCGCAGCAGGGGCACAAATGCCTGGGTGACGGCGAGCACGCCGAAAACATTGGTTTCCCAGATGGTGCGCACTTCATCGACCGAGATCAGGGTGGCCCGTGAGCGCTTGATATAGTCCTGCATGGTCTCGGTTTCCTGGCCGTTGGCCCGGGAAATCGCGGCATTGTTGACGAGAACATCGAGGCGGCCGAACTGCTGTTCGACTTGCGCCGCGGCGGCGCGGATCGAAGCCTCGTCGGTGACGTCGAGCTGGATAGGATGCACATCGCCGGCAATAGTTTGCGCGGCTGCCTTGCCCCGTTCGAGATTGCGCGAGGCGAGCAGCACCGTCACGCCATTGGCGGCGAGATCGGTTGCGATCTGGAGGCCGATGCCCTGATTGGCGCCGGTGACGAGTGCGATGCGGGTATTTTCGGTCATGGCTTGATCCTGTTCTTGATTGGCCGAACAGGAGGTGGTCATCGGCTGGTGGACGTTCTATCTTCAAACGTCCAAGATTATTTTGAATGAGTCCAGAATGGCTGATCCCCTCGCGCAGATCGTCGGCTTGCTGCAGCCGGGCGCGCCCTTTTCCAAATGCGTCACCGGATCAGGACCATGGCGGGTGAGACGGACCCAATCGCCCAATCCCTATTATGTCGCGGTCCTTAAGGGGAGCCTGCGCTACCGGGATCACCAAAGCGGGGAGATCCTCGTTAATGCGGGGGACTTCATCCTGATCCCCTTTGCGCACGACTTCAGCATGTGGAGCGAAGCGCCAAGCAGCGACAAAAATCTGGTGATCGATCCCGTTATCCTGCCCGGCGGTGGCTACCGCCTCGGCAGCATTGATGGCCCGACCGATATGCGGGCACTGGTGGGCTACTGCATATTCCAGTCGGACGATGCGAGCTTGCTGTCCTCGCTGCTGCCCGAAGTGGTTGTGGTGCGCAGCGAATATCGGTTGGCGATGCTGATGCAGTTGCTCGGCGATGAGGCTGTGGGCACCAAGCCGGGACGAGAAGTGGTGTTGCAGCATCTGCTCGAAGTGCTGCTGATCGAAGCGCTCCGCTCCACTGCCGATCTGGGAGATTCACCGGGATTGCTGCGCGGCTTGGCGGACGAGCGGCTCGCGGTGGCGCTCAGGGGCATGCATGCAAGACCGGAGCGCGGCTGGACCGTGGCCGAGCTGGCGCGAGAAGCCGCTTTGTCCCGGTCAGGTTTCCATGATCGGTTTCAAGGCGCTGTGGGCATGGCGCCGATGGAATATCTCAAGTCCTGGCGACTGGCTCTGGCCAAGGACCTGCTGCGCAAGCGGGAAGCGAGCGTGAGCGAGATTGCCCGCCAGGTTGGATATCGCTCGGCCAGCGCCTTCAGCGTGGCCTTTATGCGCGAAGTCGGCGTATCGCCGGTGCGTTATGCGCGCCAGGTCGCTGCTGCGTCATCCGGCATGGCGGCAGAAGAATTCGAAGGCGCTATCGCCTGACGGAGAAGCTCAGGGAAACCTGGTCCGCGCTCAAAGGCGGCGTTGTGGAAGTGCCCTTCGTGCCGAAGTATGATGATGTCACCAGCAGCTATCGGCGGTATTTCCCGAGGCCATTGCTGGCGAACTCAAGCGGAAAGAACACTCATGCGCCGCTGGATAATCCTTCTTGCTACCATGGCGGGGTTGGTCGCGGGCTTCCTGGGCGTGCTGGAGTTGAGCAATGCCAGAGGTTTCCAGCTCTTTGGCGATATCGTCGCGCGCCTCGACACTGATGCGCCCGTCGTGGCGCTCACTTTGGATGACGGCCCGACGCCAGCCTATACGCAGACCGTGCTCGACATTCTCAACGAACGCGATGTCAAGGCGACCTTCTTCCTCACTGGCCGGGAAAGCGCTGAGCATCCGCAGCAGGTTCAAGCCATAGCCGCGGCCGGTCACGAGATCGGCAATCATTCCTGGTCGCACAAGCGCATGGCCTTCATGTCGCCCGCAAGTATTGCCGAGGAAATCGAAAGCACCGATGTCGCCATCCGAAAGACCGGCTATGCGGGCCCGCTGCACTTCCGCCCGCCCTATGGCAAGAAACTCGTCGCCCTGCCTTGGTACCTCGCCCAACACGGTCGCACCACGATCATGTGGGACGTAGAACCTGAAGCTGATGCGGCTGATGCGGCCAGCCCCCGGAGCCTAGCCGAATATGCGATTGCCAATGCGACAAACGGCTCCATCATTATCATGCACGTCATGTATGAGAGCCGAGCATCAAGTAGACTAGCATTGCCTGCTATCATCGATGGCCTCAAGGCCCGTGGTTTCAAATTCGTCACGGTTTCCCAATTGCTGGCCGGCAGACAACAAAGCTCTGCAGCCGATTGATGGGCGTCTGGTCGCCGCATGGACCGGGAAAGCCCGGCGGTGTTTCGCGACGCCATCAAGGGCAGCGAGCTGAATTGGCAGCGTGGCGCCGCTTGGGCCTTCCGGCAGGCCACGGGCCTCGTATGGTATTATCGGCAGTCCAATCCCACGATGAGCGCTCTCGGGCGGAGCACCATTTCGCGTCTCGTCGAATACTTAGCCCCGTAGTCCGGCGATTGACGACGCTGCAGCAGGGTGGATCACGGCCATGATGTGGATGTCGATCTCCTGGTTGTCGATCATGGCCCCCAACCGCCGCGTGCCCTCCAGGGCAAAGCCGTGCTTCCGATAAAGGGCGATGGCCCCGCTGTTGTTGGCGAACACCTCGAGTTCCACCCGGCGAAAGCGCCTTGATCGCGCGGTTTCGAGCGTGGCAGCGAGCAGCCGGGACCCAATGCCTTGGCCGCGGAACTGCGTTACGAGGCCCATCCCCAGCACGCCGGAATGCTCAAATACGGGTTTGCTCTGCCGGCAAATGTCACACCAGCCAATGATTTGAGAACCCGCCAAGGCGACGAACTGTGGATTGCCGTTTTTGATGTTGCCGGCAACAAAGCTCGCTGTGCTCTCGATCGGCGGTGCCTGATGCGAGGACAAAAAGCGACGCTCCCGGGCCACGCTGTCAAGAGCAGCGTAGAAGCCGTCGAAATCACTCATTGCGATAGGCCTGATCTCGACCTTCCTGCTGCCCATCAGTCGCTCTTGTTGTTCTTAATTTCCGTTCAGCTGGGGTAGAACGCAAGCAAGCGTACCCAAGGCGTATCCCCCGGCCTTGCCAGGCTAAGCCGGCACGACTGCACTTCGTTTTTCCAGCCGGATCATGCACAGGGCAGCCACCAGCCCGAAGGCGCAAAGAGCGCTGGCAAACAGGAAAACGCTGCCGCTGCCGGAGGCGTAGAGCTGCCCGCCCACAAGGATAAAGACGCTGCCGAGGAGCCCCCCTGCCGCCGCATAGGAGCCGGTAGCGCTGGCAAGAAAGTGCGGGGCAACATGTCGGCGCATATAGGCGGCGACGCCAACTTGGGTAAGGCCCAGTGTCGCGCCTTGCAGTAACTGCATCAACAGGGTGGGCAAGATGTCGGTCGAGTAGCCGAAGGTACCCCAGCGCAACACGCCGGCAAGACACCCGATGCTGATGATCATGCCGGGCGTCAGCCGCGTCGTGATGCGGCTGGCAAACGCGAAGGCAATGATTTCGGCGGCGACGCCGATGGTCCAGAACATGCCGATTTCGAAGGTCGAATACCCAGCGCCCAGCCAGCGAAACGTGCTGTAAGCATAAAACAGGCCATGGCAGGCCTGGGAAATGGCTGCACTGCCGATAAGGAGCAGGAAGCTGCGGTTGCGCAAGGCCTTGGCAATCGCCGCAGTCGAGATCGGGCCGATCGCTGCACCATCCCCGCGGCCGGGGAGGGCGCTTGAAAGCCCGGCCTGCAGTGCAAGAACCAGGATCAGCACGAGGAGAATGACGGTGGGGCCCGACCAGTCGACCAGATAGCCGCAAAGCAGGGTCGTGACCACGACCGACGCCGAGCCCCAGGCTCGCACCCGGCCAAATTCCAGCCGGTATGTGGCAAGGTTGGCGATGAGGATCGACTCGCTGAGCGGAATGAGTGGCGCGCTGACGAACCGGAGGATGAGGTAAACGCCGGCCACGATGAGAGGGCCATTGGCGGCCAGCAAAGCGGCGGAAGCAAGCGTGGCGAGCACGACGAGGCCGAACAGGATCGCCTTGTTGCTGCGGGTGCGATCGGCCGCACCGCCAACCACGGGATTGACCACGACCGCCAGCGCCGAGGCAAGCGCGAGGCAGACCCCGATCTCTTGAACCGTAAGGCCGCCTGATTTCAGCCACAGCGGCATGAAGGTGATGCCGATCGCCACCTGCGCGTAAAGCGCAAAATAATACGCGTAGAACGCCATGCCCGAAACTGCCCACTCCGCTGCCACGTCAACGCGCTTGCGAGAGGCAACACCTTGTTGTCCCCCAACGGAGCGCGTCCTCCCCCCGGGCAGTCCGCCACTAGCCTTAGGCTGAGCGCCGCGGGATTTCCAGAAGCATCCAGCGGTTGGCACGCGCAAACGCATTACCTCCGTCGGGTGTTACCGGATGGCCAGAGAGCGAGGCCACTCTGGAGCCCCTAGGTGACGACAGTTTGCTGGCGGCGCGCAGTCAGGCGCCTTCAGTTTGCGCATGCAGCAGCTTCTGGATCTCCGCCATGGTGGCGGCCGGCAGCGGTCCTTTTTCAAGCGCCCCCAGGTTGTCGCGCACCTGCTCTTCCGTCTTGAAGCCGGGAATAGGGAAGGTGTTAGCTGACCTCGCCAGGTTCCACCCCAACGCGCCCTGGGCCAAGGTCCGGCCGCCCTGGGTGAGCAGGTCCCGCAGCGCTTCGATGCGGCTCAACACTTGTGGGGTCGGTACCCCGTTTTCAAAGTGCCGCACCCAGGGATGGCCCGCGCCGCGGACATCGGTAGCGGCCATCCGGCTGGCAGAGGTGAACTTGCCCGACAGCAGGCCCATGGCCAAGGGCGACCTGTTCATGCTGGCCAATCCGGCTTCCGCGCAGAGCGACAGCATGGCAGGCCCGTCGTGCAGGATGTTGAGTTCCTGTTGCACACCGGCAAAGTTGGGGAACTTCAGCATGCGGCGGGCCGCCGCGGCATCATCCGTGCTCCAGCCCCAGGCTCGGATCTGCCCTTTTTCAACCAGGCGCTCCAGAGCCTCGCCGGCCTGCTCCGCTTCATGATCGCCAAGTGTACCGGGATGAATCTGGTAGAAATCGATCACATCGGTCTTCAGTCGCTTGAGCGATTGCGCCACGGCCCAATGGATATAGCGCGAACTTACATCTACGGCGCCTAAAGCGCGGCGCTCGGCGTCATAGGTGAAGCCGAACTTGGTCGCGATCACGGCTTGGTCGCGGCGACCTTGCAGTGCGGCGCCCAGCACTTCCTCGCTATGGCCGGTGCCATAGGCATCGGCGCTGTCAAAGAGATTGGCGCCAAGCTCGAGTGCGAGGTGGATAGCGCGAACGGACTGGCTGTCGTCAACGGCGCCCCAGCCGTCGCTACGGCCATCAAGCGTGAACTCGCCCCCGATAGCCCAGCAGCCCAGGCCGACCGCGCCGACCTTCCAGCCCGTGCGCCCAAAAATACGTGTGGTTGTCATGCCGACCCCCTAGTGAGTGTGGTGAGCAACAAATTGGTTGAGCGACCCTCGCTCGGCACCAAGATCGGCGAGCAGCCAATCGTCAAGGAGCGCCAGCTTGCGCCGGGCAATCTGTTGCTTTCTCCAGTTTTTGATCTTGCAAAGAAGTCGTCCAAACATCCAAGCCTCCGATCATGTTGCGAAGCGGTTGATGTTGCAGTTTTGCGGTGATGCGCACCCTGACGCGCTCTGTAGCGCCGGCTACGGCTGTGTTTATTGCGCGTCTTCCCCAGGATCGGCTACGATCGACGCTGCAAAGGGCTTTGCAGGATTGAAAAATGGACCTGTCCTGGGACGGATTACGACTGTTCCTCGATGTTGCCCGCTTGGGCGGGCTGACGGCGGCCACGAGCAAGACTGGCGTATCTGCGGCAACCCTGGGACGCCGGATCACGGCGCTGGAGCGGCAGGTCGGCGAGCGGCTTTTCGTGCGCTCCCAGACCGGCTATCGCCTGACGCCAGTTGGGGAAGAGCTGCTGGTGCGGGCCGAAGAGGTTGAAGCATCCATGCTCGCGCTCAAGCGCTGGAAGGATGGGGCCATCGGGGAACGGGTGGTGCAGGTTTCGGCGGGACCATGGACCTCCGCTTTTCTTGGTCGGCAGATCGGCCGGGTATGGACAGCCACGGATCGCTTCGGGCTTGAACTGGTGACCGCCAACCAGAAGGTCGATATTGGTCGGCGCCATGCCGATCTGGGCATCCGCAACCAGCGCCCCACCGAGCAATGGTTGGTGGGGCGACTGATCGGCAAGGTGGCATATGGGCTTTATGCCAGGCCAGAACTCGTCAGCGGGGTTGCGGCCGGTTACTTTGTCGGCGTGGCCGGGGAAGCCAGCCAGACCCATTCTGCCCGATGGCTGCATGCCCGTCACGGCGACCGCATTGCCGTGCGGGGCAATGATGCCTTGAGCGTGCTCGAACTCGTGGCCGCAGGCGCCGGCATTTCCGTGTTCCCCTGCTTCGTCGGTGACAGCGATCCGCCGCTTGCGCGCCTGGCGGAGGCTATCCCCGAACTCGAAACCGAACAGTGGCTCGTGGCCCATCACGAGGAGCGCCACAGCTTTGCCGTGCGTACCGTCAGCGAGCGCATTGCGGCGCTGATGCGCGAGCACGGCGCCTTGTTCCGTGGCCAGCAGAGCCGGACCAATTGAATGGCATAAAGGTCAAGTCGACGACTGCCGCCCAAGATAGGCGGCGTACCAGTGCTTGAAATCCTCTTGCTCGGCGTATTGTGGGTAGGTCTGGGCGATCTCCGCGACAATCCTGCTAGGGACGGTGGCGCGCAGCGCGATGATCTCGGGGCTGCGGGGCAGCCGGAAGCAGGAGTGATCGTGGTGACTGCCGACGGCGAGGGAGCCGATTGGCTTGCCGTCGGCACCGCTGATGATCGACCACATCCAGCGTTGCTGATGGGTTTCGTCCGCATTGCCCCATTCCCGGCTGCGCGGGAAGCTTCCCGGCAATCGGGGTGTTGCCTTGAGGCCAGCTTCGCGCAGGGCGGCGTGCACAGGACGGAACAGCTCGGCATTAAGCGTGCCATAGGCAAGATCGCCGACTTCTTCGAATTGCTGCTGGAACTCCTGCAGCCGCACGGGCAAGATGCGGGCAAGTTCAAGGTCGATCATCGCCTGGGCGCGCCTGGCCAAGGCATGAATGTCAGTGCCCGCCCCGTCCGTCAGCAAATGAGCCTGCGCCGGAACTTGGGTCGAGCTTTGCTGCGTAACGGTTTCCACCAACAATCTTGCCGCTCGAGCAGCGCCATTGCTATGCATGGTACTGGCGAGTGCCCGGGCCCGGGTGGCGGTTTCGGGTTGGAGCCCTGTGTTGAGGGCCACGCAAAGGGACTCCATTGTTGGTGCGGCACCAGGATGCGCTACGCCAATCCCGAGCCGCTCGATCTGTCGTGCCCAAAACGGTTGGTCAGCGCCTTGGGGCACGATCACCTGCGGGGCACCCGCCCGTGCAGCGGTGGTCGTGGTGCCGGCGCCGCCATGATGGACCACGACGGCAACCCGTCTGAAAAGTGCCTGTTGGTTGACCTCACCGACAAGAAAACAGTCGCTTTGTTGGTCGGGCAGCGTGAGGCCAGCCCAGCCCCGCGCCAGAACTGCGCGGCGCCCATGGGCGCGGATGGCGGTTGCCGCGGTTTGGACCAACCGGTCGGCATTAGGCGCCGCTATGCTGCCAAAGCCAAAGTAAACGGGCGGAGTGCCAGCGTCCAAAAAGGCCTCCAGTTCGGGTGGCAGCGGGCGCGTGTCGGGCAGGATCCAAGCCCCGGTCTGCTCCGGTGCACAAAGATCGGTTGGCTCCCAGGGGCAGAGCGCCGCCTCCGAAGCCAGGAGCGGGCGCGTCGTAAAGACATGCTGGCGAATATCGGTCACTGCCGGCAGGCCCGTGGCGATCCGTTGTTGGTTGATCGTGCCGCCGAAAAGGGCGTTCATCACCTCGAGGTTGTGGTTCCACAGTGCGCGGTGGTCGGTCTCTCCCGTTGGGCGGGAATGACCGGGATAGGAAAGTGGCGGGTGGTGCTCGGATGGCAGGTACATCGGGCAGAACGATGCGTGGATAAAGGGCAGACCGCGCTTTTCGGCCACGCACTGAGCCGCGCCTACCGAAGGCATGAGACCGGTCGCGAGGATTGCATCGCAGCCGGCGGCTGCCGCGTCGATGGCCCGGCACTGGGCGGCGATCATCCTCATCCCGTAACCCGGGACATCGCTGGGAAATCGTTGAGCGAGCGCAATCCACTTTCGCACGCGCATGAAGGCGGGGACTAACTCAACGCCGGCACGTTCGGCAAGCACCACAAACTCCTGGTCGCCCGGAGCGGACAGCACCGCTTCCACACCGACCGCCTCGAGCGCGACTGCAAGCGCCACAATAGGTTCGACGTCACCCCGCGACCCATAGGTCGACAAAAGTACCCGCATCGATGCACTCCCTTTGCTTGGATACGGCAAGGGTTTTACGGCGGGGGCTTGAAGCAAGCCGCTTGTGATCTACATATCGAAGTTGGCGAGGGGTTGAGACCGATGTGTGTACCGAGGCCCAACTTAGCACGCCGAGGATCGACGTTCAGGCGGCCGCGGCAAACCCCAGTCGCCAAATGGCCG is a genomic window containing:
- a CDS encoding aldo/keto reductase produces the protein MSLTQYRTLGASGLVVSPLALGTMTFGTGRWGTDETSSRAIFDTYVAAGGNFVDTADIYSGGQSEEMLGRFIAQSGLRDKLVVATKFGFSRQQGTALAGGNGKKNIRAGIEGSLKRLQTDVIDMYWMHVWDRTTPAEEVLGTLSDAVRAGKILHYGFSNTPGWYVAKIATLAAAHGLPKPIGLQYSYSLIDRGVELELAPAGAEFGLGLVPWSPLGGGLLTGKYGRDMLSRAEQAPAMPDSAGDGGEQGSDGRLNGDNPFGGMLFTERNFGVVDAVREIAQEAGKSMAQVSLAWVAARPGVSSVLIGASRPDQLVQNIASLEVRLSADQLQRLEAATALPLPSPYFIFQLPRGAFFGGNEVAPWNASAH
- a CDS encoding SDR family NAD(P)-dependent oxidoreductase; protein product: MTENTRIALVTGANQGIGLQIATDLAANGVTVLLASRNLERGKAAAQTIAGDVHPIQLDVTDEASIRAAAAQVEQQFGRLDVLVNNAAISRANGQETETMQDYIKRSRATLISVDEVRTIWETNVFGVLAVTQAFVPLLRKSKDASIVNVSSSLGSLTINSKPGPYRATFNPGYGASKTALNAITLAFAIDLEAEGIKVNAVTPGYTSTALNNYEGNETVEQGAAEAVRVALLGSDGPTGTFTGSVNEAYPW
- a CDS encoding AraC family transcriptional regulator, yielding MADPLAQIVGLLQPGAPFSKCVTGSGPWRVRRTQSPNPYYVAVLKGSLRYRDHQSGEILVNAGDFILIPFAHDFSMWSEAPSSDKNLVIDPVILPGGGYRLGSIDGPTDMRALVGYCIFQSDDASLLSSLLPEVVVVRSEYRLAMLMQLLGDEAVGTKPGREVVLQHLLEVLLIEALRSTADLGDSPGLLRGLADERLAVALRGMHARPERGWTVAELAREAALSRSGFHDRFQGAVGMAPMEYLKSWRLALAKDLLRKREASVSEIARQVGYRSASAFSVAFMREVGVSPVRYARQVAAASSGMAAEEFEGAIA
- a CDS encoding polysaccharide deacetylase family protein: MRRWIILLATMAGLVAGFLGVLELSNARGFQLFGDIVARLDTDAPVVALTLDDGPTPAYTQTVLDILNERDVKATFFLTGRESAEHPQQVQAIAAAGHEIGNHSWSHKRMAFMSPASIAEEIESTDVAIRKTGYAGPLHFRPPYGKKLVALPWYLAQHGRTTIMWDVEPEADAADAASPRSLAEYAIANATNGSIIIMHVMYESRASSRLALPAIIDGLKARGFKFVTVSQLLAGRQQSSAAD
- a CDS encoding GNAT family N-acetyltransferase, yielding MGSRKVEIRPIAMSDFDGFYAALDSVARERRFLSSHQAPPIESTASFVAGNIKNGNPQFVALAGSQIIGWCDICRQSKPVFEHSGVLGMGLVTQFRGQGIGSRLLAATLETARSRRFRRVELEVFANNSGAIALYRKHGFALEGTRRLGAMIDNQEIDIHIMAVIHPAAASSIAGLRG
- a CDS encoding MFS transporter, translated to MAFYAYYFALYAQVAIGITFMPLWLKSGGLTVQEIGVCLALASALAVVVNPVVGGAADRTRSNKAILFGLVVLATLASAALLAANGPLIVAGVYLILRFVSAPLIPLSESILIANLATYRLEFGRVRAWGSASVVVTTLLCGYLVDWSGPTVILLVLILVLALQAGLSSALPGRGDGAAIGPISTAAIAKALRNRSFLLLIGSAAISQACHGLFYAYSTFRWLGAGYSTFEIGMFWTIGVAAEIIAFAFASRITTRLTPGMIISIGCLAGVLRWGTFGYSTDILPTLLMQLLQGATLGLTQVGVAAYMRRHVAPHFLASATGSYAAAGGLLGSVFILVGGQLYASGSGSVFLFASALCAFGLVAALCMIRLEKRSAVVPA
- a CDS encoding aldo/keto reductase, with translation MTTTRIFGRTGWKVGAVGLGCWAIGGEFTLDGRSDGWGAVDDSQSVRAIHLALELGANLFDSADAYGTGHSEEVLGAALQGRRDQAVIATKFGFTYDAERRALGAVDVSSRYIHWAVAQSLKRLKTDVIDFYQIHPGTLGDHEAEQAGEALERLVEKGQIRAWGWSTDDAAAARRMLKFPNFAGVQQELNILHDGPAMLSLCAEAGLASMNRSPLAMGLLSGKFTSASRMAATDVRGAGHPWVRHFENGVPTPQVLSRIEALRDLLTQGGRTLAQGALGWNLARSANTFPIPGFKTEEQVRDNLGALEKGPLPAATMAEIQKLLHAQTEGA
- a CDS encoding LysR family transcriptional regulator codes for the protein MDLSWDGLRLFLDVARLGGLTAATSKTGVSAATLGRRITALERQVGERLFVRSQTGYRLTPVGEELLVRAEEVEASMLALKRWKDGAIGERVVQVSAGPWTSAFLGRQIGRVWTATDRFGLELVTANQKVDIGRRHADLGIRNQRPTEQWLVGRLIGKVAYGLYARPELVSGVAAGYFVGVAGEASQTHSARWLHARHGDRIAVRGNDALSVLELVAAGAGISVFPCFVGDSDPPLARLAEAIPELETEQWLVAHHEERHSFAVRTVSERIAALMREHGALFRGQQSRTN
- a CDS encoding DUF6022 family protein gives rise to the protein MRVLLSTYGSRGDVEPIVALAVALEAVGVEAVLSAPGDQEFVVLAERAGVELVPAFMRVRKWIALAQRFPSDVPGYGMRMIAAQCRAIDAAAAGCDAILATGLMPSVGAAQCVAEKRGLPFIHASFCPMYLPSEHHPPLSYPGHSRPTGETDHRALWNHNLEVMNALFGGTINQQRIATGLPAVTDIRQHVFTTRPLLASEAALCPWEPTDLCAPEQTGAWILPDTRPLPPELEAFLDAGTPPVYFGFGSIAAPNADRLVQTAATAIRAHGRRAVLARGWAGLTLPDQQSDCFLVGEVNQQALFRRVAVVVHHGGAGTTTTAARAGAPQVIVPQGADQPFWARQIERLGIGVAHPGAAPTMESLCVALNTGLQPETATRARALASTMHSNGAARAARLLVETVTQQSSTQVPAQAHLLTDGAGTDIHALARRAQAMIDLELARILPVRLQEFQQQFEEVGDLAYGTLNAELFRPVHAALREAGLKATPRLPGSFPRSREWGNADETHQQRWMWSIISGADGKPIGSLAVGSHHDHSCFRLPRSPEIIALRATVPSRIVAEIAQTYPQYAEQEDFKHWYAAYLGRQSST